The Persephonella atlantica genome includes a window with the following:
- the dndD gene encoding DNA sulfur modification protein DndD, with translation MILKKIKLRNFRQYYGEQEVEFSIHPEKNITLVYGKNGAGKTSFFTALNWVLYGSSEVKIDGKLVNKKAIEEAKEKGKQFVRSEVSLTFSHAGIDYQIKREILFDLETNKEHSENVEMEKLYPKVEKIHDPLITLNPILPPNVRTYFFFDGEKIEEFSKPEHDKEVKEAVYKVLGVTIIERAISHIKDIAKEYNKELTKKSTGKLKELRNQYNSLIEDRDILEEELKNLKEERRNLEIQIEEIKGRLREIEEIEEDIKEKDRLESKLENLKNELDGVYNQLSERINSSFILIGNLAIEKSEELIKNSLQNTDEIPTKYIIKLIEKILAEKKCICEIEINPELREKLIYKKIELSKEKDKDKTEEILFDLYNKIPDLKTEKERVLNTLMENFQRKSKIKDEIDKIQRQIDELEQKLMKHDIENVKKLQNRLINLSQEYGSLKEKISSKEDILKDLKVEIETLRREILEEEKKQKEISELKKKKDLAEEILKQLEIVYEKLSIGLKKEIEEEATSIFKSLIRKKEFFQRIELSEDYILKLIDIFGDKEAKTEISAGERQVLSLSFILALAKVSKKEAPIVMDTPFGRLDPEHRQNILQEIPYLARQIVLFVTPSEMPDDLKRLIENKIGKEYELYFDEGENYTRIIKLGEEVCT, from the coding sequence ATGATTCTGAAGAAGATTAAATTAAGAAACTTTAGACAATATTATGGAGAACAAGAAGTAGAATTTTCTATTCATCCAGAAAAGAATATTACGTTAGTATATGGAAAAAATGGAGCAGGTAAGACTTCTTTTTTTACGGCCTTAAATTGGGTCTTGTATGGGTCTTCCGAAGTTAAAATAGATGGCAAATTAGTTAATAAAAAAGCTATAGAAGAAGCTAAAGAAAAAGGAAAACAGTTTGTTCGTTCTGAGGTTAGTTTAACGTTTTCCCATGCAGGAATAGATTATCAAATAAAAAGAGAAATATTATTTGACCTTGAAACTAATAAAGAACATTCTGAAAATGTTGAAATGGAAAAGTTATATCCAAAAGTTGAGAAAATACACGATCCTTTAATTACATTGAACCCCATATTACCTCCAAACGTCCGAACTTATTTTTTCTTTGATGGAGAAAAAATTGAGGAATTCTCAAAGCCTGAACACGATAAAGAAGTAAAAGAAGCAGTATATAAAGTTTTGGGTGTGACTATAATAGAGAGGGCGATATCCCATATAAAGGATATTGCAAAGGAATATAATAAAGAATTAACAAAAAAATCTACAGGTAAATTGAAAGAGTTAAGAAATCAATATAATTCTTTAATTGAAGATAGAGATATCTTAGAGGAAGAGCTTAAAAATCTAAAAGAAGAAAGAAGGAATTTAGAAATTCAAATAGAAGAAATTAAGGGGCGTTTAAGAGAAATAGAGGAAATAGAAGAAGATATAAAAGAAAAAGACAGGTTAGAAAGCAAATTAGAGAACTTAAAAAATGAGTTAGATGGTGTATATAACCAACTTTCTGAAAGAATAAATTCTAGCTTTATTCTTATAGGAAACCTAGCAATAGAAAAAAGTGAAGAATTAATAAAAAACAGTCTTCAGAATACTGATGAAATTCCCACTAAATACATAATAAAATTGATAGAAAAAATTCTGGCTGAAAAGAAGTGTATTTGCGAAATCGAAATAAACCCGGAACTCAGAGAAAAACTTATTTATAAAAAAATAGAATTATCAAAAGAAAAAGATAAAGATAAAACAGAAGAAATATTATTTGATTTATATAATAAAATTCCTGATTTAAAAACAGAAAAGGAAAGAGTTTTAAATACATTAATGGAAAATTTTCAAAGAAAATCTAAAATAAAGGATGAGATCGACAAAATTCAAAGGCAGATAGATGAGCTAGAACAAAAACTGATGAAACACGATATAGAAAATGTTAAGAAACTTCAAAACAGATTGATAAATCTATCACAAGAATATGGAAGTCTAAAAGAAAAAATATCTTCTAAAGAAGATATTTTAAAAGATCTAAAAGTAGAAATAGAAACATTAAGAAGAGAAATTTTAGAAGAAGAAAAGAAACAAAAAGAAATTTCAGAACTGAAGAAGAAGAAAGATTTAGCAGAAGAGATATTAAAGCAACTTGAAATAGTTTATGAAAAACTTTCAATAGGTCTAAAAAAGGAAATAGAAGAAGAAGCAACAAGTATATTTAAATCTTTAATCAGAAAGAAAGAATTTTTCCAAAGAATAGAATTATCTGAAGACTATATCTTAAAACTTATTGATATTTTTGGAGACAAAGAAGCAAAAACAGAAATCTCAGCAGGAGAAAGGCAAGTCCTAAGCTTATCTTTTATATTGGCTTTGGCCAAAGTCTCTAAAAAAGAAGCGCCTATAGTAATGGATACCCCATTTGGTAGATTAGATCCTGAACATAGGCAAAATATACTTCAAGAAATTCCATATTTAGCAAGACAAATAGTTCTTTTTGTAACACCTTCTGAAATGCCTGATGATTTGAAAAGGTTAATTGAAAACAAAATAGGCAAAGAGTATGAACTTTATTTTGATGAAGGAGAAAATTATACAAGGATTATTAAATTAGGAGAAGAGGTATGCACTTAG
- a CDS encoding DEAD/DEAH box helicase family protein — MGLTKYNLPPFMNTSDNNLVEDFYIPLLKESIEYRRGVGFFSSGWFRMVSKGVIYLVENGGRLKIITSPILSKEDYEALITGSKARQDETLYISISNSIQDFRKSLEEDTLSAIAWMIADEILEIKFAVPRNKLTGDFHDKFGIFIDAEGNKVAFSGSPNESIQGFQNYESIKIFPSWRDPISQEIAEAEYNRFETLWYDEDPNLKVFSIPEAAKEEILKLRTKERPYKKEVILKAFKENKFPTPRNYQKEAVENWIKNGYKGLFEMATGTGKTLTSIFAINEYIKKKENVFIVVLVPFIHLVDQWEKDLKLLSENIVKCYGNKKNWLFDLKSKIILQNKNKIKNLIVISTIQTATKEEFIEAIHKSTVPNMIVVDECHYAGAPKYSKVLDPLFEARIGLSATPIRMWDEVGNIKIEDFFSKTVFKFPLEKAIKEGYLTPYEYHPILVELTDEEFREYEKYSEKLAKILSNDKLTDEEKEKKIERILIERANILNKARNKLFELNKLIKQFNSLKYSLFYCAPSQIEVVFDILRNENIVVSKFTAQESNEERKLILDKFTRGEIEAIVAMKCLDEGVDVPATKYAFLLASSTNTRQFIQRRGRILRKYPGKEKAFVYDFIAIPPIEVKITSHTRQIMRRELQRFREFADYALNKYQAKGKILEIARRYYLLDEV, encoded by the coding sequence ATGGGTTTAACTAAATATAACTTACCTCCTTTTATGAATACGTCAGATAATAATTTAGTAGAGGATTTTTATATACCTTTACTAAAGGAATCAATTGAGTATAGAAGAGGAGTTGGTTTTTTTTCTTCTGGTTGGTTCCGTATGGTTTCAAAAGGTGTAATTTATCTTGTAGAAAATGGTGGTAGATTAAAAATAATTACAAGCCCTATCTTATCTAAAGAAGATTATGAAGCTTTAATAACAGGTTCTAAAGCAAGACAAGATGAAACTTTATACATTTCTATCTCAAACTCTATTCAAGATTTTAGAAAAAGTCTTGAAGAAGACACACTATCAGCTATTGCTTGGATGATTGCTGATGAAATATTGGAAATAAAATTTGCTGTTCCAAGAAATAAATTAACAGGAGATTTTCACGATAAATTTGGAATTTTTATAGATGCTGAAGGTAATAAAGTAGCTTTTTCTGGTTCTCCAAACGAAAGTATTCAGGGCTTCCAAAATTATGAATCAATAAAGATATTTCCATCATGGAGAGATCCTATATCGCAAGAGATTGCAGAAGCTGAATATAATAGGTTTGAAACATTATGGTATGATGAGGACCCAAATTTAAAAGTTTTTTCTATTCCAGAGGCAGCAAAAGAAGAAATTCTTAAGCTGAGAACAAAAGAAAGACCTTATAAAAAAGAAGTTATTTTAAAAGCTTTTAAAGAAAATAAATTTCCTACACCAAGGAATTATCAAAAAGAAGCTGTTGAAAACTGGATTAAAAATGGATATAAAGGTCTTTTTGAAATGGCAACAGGTACAGGAAAGACTCTAACTTCTATTTTTGCTATAAATGAATATATAAAAAAGAAAGAAAATGTTTTTATTGTTGTCTTAGTTCCTTTTATACATCTGGTGGACCAATGGGAAAAAGATTTAAAGCTGCTATCAGAAAACATAGTAAAATGTTATGGAAACAAAAAAAATTGGTTGTTTGATTTAAAATCAAAAATTATTTTGCAAAATAAAAACAAAATTAAAAATTTAATTGTAATTTCCACTATACAGACAGCAACTAAAGAAGAATTTATAGAAGCTATTCATAAATCTACGGTTCCAAATATGATTGTAGTTGATGAGTGCCATTATGCAGGGGCTCCAAAATATTCAAAAGTGTTAGACCCACTTTTTGAAGCAAGAATTGGTTTATCAGCAACACCCATTAGAATGTGGGATGAAGTGGGGAATATAAAAATAGAAGATTTCTTTAGTAAAACGGTATTCAAATTTCCCTTAGAAAAAGCTATAAAAGAAGGGTATTTAACACCTTATGAATATCATCCTATCTTAGTTGAACTAACAGATGAAGAATTTAGAGAGTATGAAAAGTACTCTGAGAAACTAGCAAAAATTCTTTCTAATGACAAACTTACCGATGAAGAAAAAGAGAAAAAAATAGAAAGGATATTAATAGAACGAGCTAACATTTTAAATAAAGCTAGAAATAAGTTATTTGAGCTAAATAAGTTAATAAAGCAATTCAATAGCCTAAAATATTCTTTATTCTATTGTGCCCCTTCTCAGATAGAAGTTGTTTTTGATATACTAAGGAATGAAAATATAGTAGTCTCAAAGTTTACAGCACAAGAAAGCAATGAAGAAAGAAAATTAATACTAGACAAATTTACCAGAGGAGAGATTGAAGCTATCGTAGCAATGAAATGCTTAGATGAAGGAGTGGATGTTCCAGCTACTAAATATGCCTTCCTTTTAGCAAGTAGTACAAATACAAGGCAGTTTATACAAAGAAGGGGGAGAATTCTTAGAAAATATCCTGGAAAAGAAAAAGCATTTGTTTATGATTTTATAGCCATTCCTCCTATAGAGGTAAAAATAACAAGTCATACAAGACAAATTATGAGAAGAGAATTACAAAGATTTAGAGAATTTGCCGATTATGCATTAAACAAATATCAAGCAAAGGGAAAAATTTTAGAAATAGCAAGAAGATATTATTTATTAGATGAGGTTTAA
- the dndE gene encoding DNA sulfur modification protein DndE, with product MRFNKIILDKQVSKKLSILKGKTGLTPNILCRYGLILSFKDPTQPDISLYKQDGQEFMKHVLLGDLDTILIALLKQRVYKDKVDLNDEKLMLDLFRAHINRGAELLYNRVKDLKDIKNMF from the coding sequence ATGAGGTTTAATAAAATAATCCTGGACAAACAAGTAAGCAAAAAATTGTCAATTTTAAAAGGTAAAACAGGTTTAACTCCGAATATTTTATGCAGATATGGCTTGATCCTTTCTTTTAAAGACCCGACACAGCCAGATATATCTTTGTATAAACAAGATGGTCAAGAATTTATGAAACACGTATTACTTGGAGATTTAGATACTATACTTATCGCTTTACTTAAACAAAGAGTTTATAAAGATAAAGTTGATTTAAATGATGAAAAATTAATGTTAGATTTGTTCAGAGCCCATATAAACAGAGGAGCAGAGCTCCTCTATAACAGAGTTAAAGATTTAAAGGATATTAAAAATATGTTTTAG
- a CDS encoding ATP-binding protein: protein MTIKSLLDSWEGKSKELLHQNIEEVLRSYRHSWDVFSELLQNSVDACIRKYDSLLENERNSYNPEIYIEIDSQNNTIVVQDNGEGIPHDKLNDIIIPGGTLKKLGNTYGYKGYGLTFLAFISKEIEIKTARNGSEYTIKFNNLFDWVIKPQNDEYLKPTFFEKTRETQDTYTIVKLVLPIGSFEEKFPVLSTLDSIFKWSTNKKVLEFVLRTRTTVGNTRKIFCKNVKPEIKFNINIDGKEFEIPYEFLEPLESSYMKAGKVYEFFDYIDKIYCEPRYADKTYRGLYKIDKNLEIGTRKRVYFDCKILICGRTATSKLNEEFELPSLYKSINEKFDISTGVYLSIDGLPTGIRIDNWDKKGASWQRYYVIVDVLDKTFSEQLDSGRKGISGYFASKLVEKIEYIITKMKENRACVENITLQRLSKYLHTTEDVEEFLEENADFDIEALTERWKNATQINFPLKSINREPLDENAVIVIFYELLIRNIIKGYKTIFISSQAKYDVAFEYFFDNVKPEDIYNNETNKLGLNPSLEGRRIPIKRLVGEFKIRLEDLLNDFDKGVKNVDDLNIAIVWNFDKEKIEELEGLIEEINPYSRKYYGVTHELHYKNRTLPIISLKHIFNIL from the coding sequence ATGACAATAAAATCATTATTGGATTCTTGGGAAGGAAAATCAAAAGAACTTTTGCATCAAAATATTGAAGAAGTATTACGATCTTATAGACATAGTTGGGATGTTTTTAGTGAATTATTACAAAATTCTGTAGATGCTTGTATTCGAAAATATGACTCTTTACTAGAAAATGAAAGAAATAGTTATAATCCTGAAATATATATCGAAATTGATTCTCAAAATAATACAATCGTTGTTCAAGATAATGGTGAAGGTATTCCACATGATAAGTTAAATGATATTATAATTCCAGGAGGAACCTTAAAAAAATTAGGTAATACTTATGGTTATAAAGGGTATGGTTTAACTTTTTTAGCCTTTATATCTAAAGAAATAGAAATAAAAACTGCGCGAAATGGAAGCGAATATACTATAAAATTCAATAATTTATTTGATTGGGTAATAAAACCACAAAATGATGAATACCTAAAACCAACTTTTTTTGAAAAAACAAGGGAAACTCAAGATACATATACTATAGTTAAGCTTGTTTTACCGATAGGAAGTTTTGAAGAAAAATTTCCTGTATTATCAACATTAGATAGTATTTTTAAATGGTCAACAAACAAGAAAGTATTAGAGTTTGTTTTAAGAACCCGAACCACGGTTGGCAATACAAGAAAAATATTTTGCAAAAATGTAAAACCTGAAATTAAATTTAATATAAATATAGATGGGAAAGAATTTGAAATTCCTTATGAATTTTTAGAACCTTTAGAAAGTTCATATATGAAAGCAGGTAAAGTATATGAGTTTTTTGATTATATAGATAAAATATATTGCGAACCAAGATATGCTGATAAAACTTATAGAGGACTATACAAAATCGATAAAAACTTAGAAATTGGAACAAGAAAAAGAGTTTATTTTGATTGTAAAATTCTTATCTGTGGGCGAACAGCTACATCAAAACTTAATGAAGAGTTTGAACTCCCAAGTCTTTATAAAAGCATAAATGAAAAATTTGATATCTCTACAGGTGTTTATCTTTCAATAGATGGGCTTCCTACTGGAATTCGAATAGATAATTGGGATAAAAAGGGTGCATCTTGGCAAAGATACTATGTAATAGTTGATGTTTTGGATAAAACTTTCAGTGAACAACTAGATTCAGGTAGAAAAGGTATTTCGGGATATTTTGCATCAAAATTAGTTGAAAAAATAGAATATATCATTACTAAGATGAAGGAAAATAGAGCATGTGTTGAAAATATTACTTTACAAAGATTATCTAAATATCTTCATACGACAGAAGATGTTGAAGAATTTCTAGAAGAAAATGCTGATTTTGATATAGAAGCTTTAACCGAGAGATGGAAAAATGCTACACAGATAAATTTTCCTCTTAAAAGTATTAATAGAGAACCTTTAGATGAAAATGCAGTAATAGTCATATTTTATGAGCTTCTAATTAGAAATATAATAAAAGGATATAAAACAATTTTTATAAGTTCTCAAGCTAAATATGATGTTGCTTTTGAATATTTCTTTGATAATGTGAAACCAGAAGATATTTATAATAACGAAACCAATAAACTAGGATTAAATCCTTCTTTAGAAGGAAGAAGGATTCCTATTAAACGTTTAGTTGGTGAGTTCAAAATACGACTAGAAGACTTATTAAATGATTTTGACAAGGGGGTAAAAAATGTTGATGATTTAAATATTGCAATAGTTTGGAATTTTGATAAAGAAAAAATAGAAGAATTGGAAGGCTTAATAGAGGAAATAAATCCATACAGCCGAAAATACTATGGTGTGACACACGAATTACACTATAAAAATAGAACATTACCTATTATTTCGCTAAAACATATTTTTAATATCCTTTAA
- the dndD gene encoding DNA sulfur modification protein DndD, translated as MIFSSLKLNNIGLYKGENFLDLYPRDNKNIILFGGKNGAGKTTILESIKLCLYGNTIYGFTKNEYQNFIKKTIHRGENSGYIELEFIYFTESSEERYKVLRKFNISKKLKEEFVLYKNGEILKDIPKEYWQDFISDIIPPGLVNFFFFDGEKIEKLADDLTETELIDDVKNLIGVSLIDDLYASLGVIEKKYLKEENLPKSILSKIEKLEEEKEKLGKTLFRYIQERAQINQKLHVISKELTKVEKEFYRKGGKLFKDYEQLKAKREILTEELDSVKNEIRYLSSHDLPLALGLDLLKELIQQLEVETEYKKHSLKKEILEEKFKELKKVLKDINIPKEKLKRIQLLFSISEIPKVDIIHNLPDNEVYQIKYIYQNLEKNVIPQAKKLFRKLEILEEEIAQVEIALQSVPKEEILAPYLRRIKELEEEKTKLLLHLKDVEKDIKECEEKIKALDKEISKLNKTISQKHKNKRVIQLIHKSQNALQKFKKEFTKRKISILKREILEALSKLERKKEFIVDLDINSETFEITLYDRNRKIIPLDKLSAGERQIFAISFLWGLAKTSGKSLPVIIDTPLGRLDSKHRENLAKNYFPNISHQVILLSTDTEIDKHLYFLMEKHISHTYHLAYDNNCMCTKIEEGYFWDEIKLTGAKNEV; from the coding sequence ATGATATTTTCTAGTTTAAAACTTAATAATATAGGATTATATAAGGGAGAAAATTTTTTAGATTTATATCCTAGAGATAATAAAAATATTATTCTGTTTGGTGGAAAAAATGGAGCAGGAAAAACAACTATTTTAGAATCAATAAAACTGTGTTTATATGGAAATACTATTTATGGATTCACAAAGAATGAATATCAAAACTTTATAAAAAAGACTATTCATAGAGGAGAAAACTCCGGTTATATAGAATTAGAGTTTATATATTTTACAGAATCTTCAGAGGAAAGATATAAAGTTTTAAGAAAATTTAATATATCAAAGAAATTAAAAGAAGAGTTTGTTTTGTATAAAAATGGGGAAATACTAAAAGATATTCCTAAAGAATACTGGCAGGATTTTATTTCTGATATTATTCCGCCAGGTTTGGTTAATTTTTTCTTTTTTGATGGAGAGAAAATAGAAAAATTAGCAGATGACCTTACAGAAACAGAGCTTATAGATGATGTAAAAAATCTTATTGGGGTTTCTCTTATTGATGATTTATATGCCAGTTTAGGGGTAATCGAAAAAAAATATCTAAAGGAAGAAAATTTACCTAAATCTATTCTTTCAAAAATAGAGAAACTGGAAGAAGAAAAAGAAAAATTAGGAAAGACACTATTCAGGTACATTCAAGAAAGAGCACAGATAAATCAAAAACTTCATGTTATCTCTAAAGAACTTACTAAAGTGGAAAAAGAATTTTATAGAAAAGGGGGAAAACTTTTTAAAGATTACGAACAGCTCAAAGCAAAGAGAGAAATCTTGACTGAGGAATTAGATTCTGTAAAAAATGAAATTAGGTATTTATCATCCCATGATCTGCCATTAGCATTAGGATTGGACCTGCTAAAAGAATTAATTCAGCAGTTAGAAGTAGAAACCGAATATAAAAAACATTCTCTTAAAAAAGAGATTCTTGAAGAAAAATTTAAAGAACTAAAAAAAGTTTTAAAAGATATTAATATTCCCAAGGAAAAACTCAAGAGAATACAACTTTTATTTTCAATATCAGAAATACCTAAAGTAGATATAATTCATAATTTACCTGACAATGAAGTATATCAAATAAAGTATATTTATCAAAATTTGGAAAAAAATGTGATCCCACAAGCAAAAAAACTTTTTAGAAAGTTAGAAATATTAGAAGAAGAGATAGCACAAGTTGAAATAGCACTTCAATCGGTTCCTAAAGAAGAAATATTAGCACCTTACTTACGGAGAATTAAGGAGTTGGAAGAAGAAAAAACAAAGCTTTTACTACATCTAAAAGATGTAGAAAAAGATATTAAAGAATGTGAAGAAAAGATAAAAGCATTAGATAAAGAAATATCAAAACTAAATAAAACTATTTCTCAAAAACACAAAAATAAGAGAGTAATCCAGCTAATTCATAAGTCACAAAATGCTTTGCAAAAGTTTAAAAAGGAGTTTACAAAAAGAAAAATTTCTATTTTGAAAAGAGAAATTCTTGAAGCTTTATCTAAACTTGAAAGAAAAAAAGAATTTATTGTTGATTTAGATATAAATTCCGAAACATTTGAAATTACTTTATATGATAGAAATAGAAAAATAATTCCATTGGATAAATTATCAGCTGGAGAAAGGCAGATTTTTGCAATATCGTTTTTATGGGGATTAGCAAAAACATCTGGTAAATCTTTACCAGTAATTATTGATACACCTTTGGGGAGATTAGATAGTAAACATAGAGAAAATTTAGCTAAAAATTACTTCCCAAACATAAGTCACCAAGTTATTTTATTATCTACAGATACAGAGATAGATAAACATTTATATTTTTTAATGGAAAAACACATATCTCATACGTATCATTTAGCTTATGATAATAACTGTATGTGCACAAAGATAGAGGAAGGATATTTTTGGGATGAAATAAAGTTGACAGGAGCTAAAAATGAGGTTTAA